From the genome of Alicyclobacillus sp. SO9:
AGGGATTAACGTATGCCAGTAACTTGTATTGTTTGTAACCGGCCACTTCGGGCACCGAGAAGTGTCATGCAACAAGTGGGACCCGTTTGTGCCAAGCGTGTACGCGAATTAGGTGCACAAATTCAGACCCAGATGCGAAATGAAGGGACGTGGACAGATTCTGCAGCGGCTAGTTTTCGACCTGGGCAAGACGGATGGCTGGCTTTGGCGCAGCAAGCGCATGAAGGATATGTCCATACACGTGCCGCGAGAAGAGCAGCAAGAATCCGAGCCAGGCAACAGGCGCAGGTAACTCCGCAGCCCGAGCCAAGGACAGAAATCGTCCCTCATGTTTGGTCTGCGACACAACAGGACTACGGAGACCTGGAATATGTGTATCTCAGTGCTGATCAGGCTGAATGTCATTCTAGTTCCGGAAATACCTACTTTGTGACGGAAAACTCCTGTACGTGTCCTCATCATGACCACCGGGGTGCAGTCTGTCGCCATATTCAAGGGTTCCGTCAGTTGCAAGGGATTCCTGCAGAACCTGAGACGGTCTCTGATCCCGTTCCTCGTTCTATGGTTCAGGCTGAACCCGACCTATCTGCTTTCGATTCACCAGAAGAGGCGTACCGTGAACAACAACTGAATGTCTGGCGCAGCTATTCAGGACAACCGACCCTGTGGATGTCTCGGGATGACCAGGCTTGGGAAGCGCTTCGTGACGAGGCTAGTGGAGACTTGTCGTACGTCTACGAGGGGGTTTTGGGTGGTACGGATAACACCTTTGGCTTGGAGATCGAGTTTGAAGATGGCGATACGTATTCTATCGGCAGAGAGCTATACGGGGACGGTTTGTTGCTCTCCCCTCAACGCAGTGGGTACCATGGCCGGACTGCGGAAGGAAAGTGGAAATTTGAATATGACGCGTCTGTCTCCAGGGGAGAGCGTGGGGGAGAACTCGTCTCTCCCGTATTTGTTGACTCCAGAGAGAGTTGGGCACAAATCCAGCGCGTGGCCGAAGTGGTCCATCGACATGGGGGCCGGGTGACCGTCAGTACGGGCGGGCATGTACATATCGGCATGGATCCGTTAGATGAGCGAGCGTACCGCTGGCAGCGTCTTGCTCGTATCGGACTGGGCTACGAGAAGGCACTGTATCGGATGGGGGCAGCGGATGATGCCGCTTTTCAACGCGGGGACGCGGGGCGTCATAGAGGTGCTCATTATGCCAACCCGATTCCCGACTCGGCCCGAAGAATGTACGGGACCTCTCTAACTGCAGACCAGGCGAGACGGTTGCTCGTCAACCATTCTGGGAGAGGGCATGGGGCGCGATACACGGCGTTCAATACCATGGGCTATATTGAACGGGGCATCCCGACCGTCGAGTTTCGCTATCCCAATAGTTCACTAGACCCTCGTTCCCTGCAAGCGCAGGTTTGTGTGACCAACGCATTGGTTCATCAGTCTGCCATCCTGAGACAGGCTACAGACCAGGGGCAGCTGCTGCCAGGACTGTCTCAAACCCGTGAGCAATGTCGTGTCAGTCAGCGTGTTTCGGAAGAACAAGAAACACAGAACTTCCGCAAGTTCCTGGACGTGCTTGGGAATCGGGAAGTTCAATTGGCCGCAACATGGCTGTGGTTACGAGGACGAGCATGATGGACTCATTGACACAATCTGACACGTAATGTATCATATACGAAACATATATGAGACCGGAGGAGTTAATGTGAAACACATTGATGAGAACAGTGAGCTGACGGCAGCCTTCGTCGTGAGCTATGAAGGCAGGATGTTTGAGGCGGACACCCCGAGCCAAATCCTGACGGAGATAACCGGGGTCTTCTTCCCGGATGAAGAGCCGATTACAAGATGGCTGGTGCGTGGGAAGTATGCGAGACAATGGCTCAACACCTTTGCAGCAGAGTCCAGAAAAGCTGAAATTGTAAGTGGTGACCGGAAGGTGGAAGCCAACTTTATCAATCGGTACAGCAAGGATGAATCTGAGAATGAGGAATTCAGTTCTATGGAGTGGAGCGACGAGCCGGTAGCAGTGATCAATATTCTAACGGATCGGACGCTGTTTCAATCGTTGTTGGAACTAGAGCTCCTGTCACTGATGGAAAGAGAGGACGTATTCTACTTCCGGAACGGGGGTCCCTGGGCAGCATCCTACGAGGCGGGGCAAACCTCCTGTCAGTTGTGCCGGTATTTTCGGTCATTTCCGGATGGCAGCACACGATGTGTGGACCAAGCGGTGGATTTACAACATGGCGTGCGGGTGAATCCAGAGGCGCCTGTGGGGTGGTTCTGCCAAGCCTTTGCGCCCTTACATGACGATGACGGAATGGATGAACGTGTTGGGGGGAAGTACGTCCCGATATCTCCAGATATGGTTCATCTCCCAGAATGGCAGGTCAACTATGTCAGCGAAGAATAGAGTTGGAGGGAGAATCCAAGCTCTTCGAAAGGCCCAGATGATGTCCTTACGTCGTCTGGGTGAGCTTTCAGGTGTGAGTGCATCCCAACTGTCAAAGATTGAGGCGGGTACACATGATACGACGGTGGGAACCCTGGAGAACATTGCACAGGCATTAGGATGTACAGCGGCTGCCCTTCTCAGTGACGACATGGATGCTGTCATGGACTTGGAGATGCTCTGTTTCACTTCTGCGGGATGGCGTACGACAGCAGGAGTCCTGTATCCGACTGACGAGGAGAGAAAGCTGATGGCGCAACAGATTGGAATGGTTCAAACGTATTTGTCACATGGGGGAGGCGACAAGTGATGTGGGTGTTTGTATATGGCACACTGCGCTCCGGTGAATCCAATCACCACGTCATTCAAGAAGACATTGTCGAGTTAGAGCCGGGAAAGGTGGCAGGCGTGTTGCACGACGCCGGTCACTTTCCTTACTTGGTGACCAGTGATTCGGGTTGTGGATATGTCACGGGGGACTGGGTTCGAATTGAAAATGATACGGCG
Proteins encoded in this window:
- a CDS encoding amidoligase family protein; the protein is MPVTCIVCNRPLRAPRSVMQQVGPVCAKRVRELGAQIQTQMRNEGTWTDSAAASFRPGQDGWLALAQQAHEGYVHTRAARRAARIRARQQAQVTPQPEPRTEIVPHVWSATQQDYGDLEYVYLSADQAECHSSSGNTYFVTENSCTCPHHDHRGAVCRHIQGFRQLQGIPAEPETVSDPVPRSMVQAEPDLSAFDSPEEAYREQQLNVWRSYSGQPTLWMSRDDQAWEALRDEASGDLSYVYEGVLGGTDNTFGLEIEFEDGDTYSIGRELYGDGLLLSPQRSGYHGRTAEGKWKFEYDASVSRGERGGELVSPVFVDSRESWAQIQRVAEVVHRHGGRVTVSTGGHVHIGMDPLDERAYRWQRLARIGLGYEKALYRMGAADDAAFQRGDAGRHRGAHYANPIPDSARRMYGTSLTADQARRLLVNHSGRGHGARYTAFNTMGYIERGIPTVEFRYPNSSLDPRSLQAQVCVTNALVHQSAILRQATDQGQLLPGLSQTREQCRVSQRVSEEQETQNFRKFLDVLGNREVQLAATWLWLRGRA
- a CDS encoding helix-turn-helix domain-containing protein, with protein sequence MSAKNRVGGRIQALRKAQMMSLRRLGELSGVSASQLSKIEAGTHDTTVGTLENIAQALGCTAAALLSDDMDAVMDLEMLCFTSAGWRTTAGVLYPTDEERKLMAQQIGMVQTYLSHGGGDK